A DNA window from bacterium contains the following coding sequences:
- a CDS encoding DUF4097 domain-containing protein, whose protein sequence is MRRKFILYPITFITMLYMISCAGAGGVWADAEEEFHETYKLSSGTPVSVSNTNGGIKISSWDNDYVDVIAVKKSNRGEDELEKVEIRVTSNGKLSIETHYLENRAHVSVSYTISVPRAIPLENIKTTNGSIEINGTTGDATVRSTNGKIVIRDTDGIVDAQTTNGSISITDASGIRRAKTTNGSVEVTASSLSADVEIGTTNGSVTFAIPENLNADLDMKTTNGRIKATGIQMTVDEISKTHVSGRLGSGGNSITLKTTNGSITLEKL, encoded by the coding sequence ATGCGCAGAAAATTCATTCTTTACCCGATCACGTTCATAACGATGCTCTACATGATTTCGTGTGCCGGAGCCGGTGGGGTATGGGCGGATGCCGAGGAAGAATTTCACGAGACCTACAAGCTCTCATCCGGAACACCTGTTTCGGTTTCCAACACGAACGGTGGTATAAAGATAAGCTCCTGGGATAACGATTATGTCGATGTCATTGCGGTGAAAAAATCGAACAGGGGCGAGGATGAGCTCGAAAAAGTCGAAATCAGAGTGACCTCAAACGGCAAACTGAGCATAGAAACGCATTATCTCGAAAACAGGGCGCATGTATCCGTGAGCTACACGATTTCGGTGCCCAGGGCTATCCCTCTGGAAAATATAAAGACTACGAACGGATCGATCGAGATTAATGGAACAACCGGAGATGCGACTGTCAGGTCGACAAACGGAAAGATCGTTATCCGCGATACCGATGGAATCGTTGACGCCCAGACGACAAACGGCAGCATTTCCATAACGGACGCATCCGGTATCCGGCGCGCCAAAACCACAAACGGCAGCGTGGAAGTAACCGCTTCATCCCTTTCCGCCGATGTCGAAATCGGTACGACGAACGGGTCGGTAACGTTTGCCATACCGGAGAATCTGAACGCCGACCTGGACATGAAAACCACAAATGGCAGAATCAAGGCAACCGGTATCCAGATGACAGTCGATGAAATCTCGAAAACTCATGTGAGCGGCAGGCTTGGTT